The nucleotide window AGCGTCACAACAGCGTTCGAGGCGTCTGCGATGATCGAACTGCCTGCCACACCGGCACCGAACGGCATTAGCCCTACTTTGCTGGATTATGGGTTCACGCAGCGCGGGGCTTCGTCGCTTAGGGTGGACCGCGCAGGTAGTCGCTACAGGTTCGAGGTTTCCTATCCGCCCATGCCAGCGGACCGGGCGCGTGAGTTTACAAGCCGATTGCAGCGGGCGAAGTCGGAAGGCTTGCAGATCGACATTCCGCTGCTGGGAGTGTCGCAAGGCCTACCGGGTGCGCCGGTCGTCAATGGCGCGGGACAAGCGGGTAAGGTGCTGGCTCTGCGCGGGCTGACACCGGGTTACATCGCCAAGTCCGGGTTCTGGCTGACTGTCGTTGAAGCCGATGGCACGGCGTATCTTCATTCGGTTGCCCAAACTGCGGTTGCTGATGCCATCGGCCTTGCTTCGGTCGATATTGTGCCACCTTTGCGTGCTCCGTTTGCTGATGGTGACCGCGTGGAGCTGGCGCGGCCCTTCGTGCAAGGTTTTCTGGATGGCGATGAGTGGGGCTGGGCTGTTCCAATTAATCGCTTAATTGCTGTCGGCTTCATGCTGGAAGAATTCAAGTGAGGCAAATTGGCCTTACCGGGCTTTTGCGAATTGAACTGCCGGAGCAAACGATACGTCTGTGCGATGGGGGGTTTTTCCAGTTTGAAGGCGAGATATACCAGAGCGCGGACGACACCTTTGGTACGATCGGCGGGGTGCAGTCTTTAAGCGAAGGGGTTGGCGATAGCGTTCCTGCCCTGAACCTGTCGCTGTTGCCGTCCAATGATGCCCCGCCGGGTGTGCTGTCGAAGCCGGGTTATCAGACCTCGCGCGTGCGATTCTGGCTGGCTGAATACGATGTGCAGACCGGGGCCATAACCAGCGCCGATGTGCAGTTTGACGGCAGGTCGACCAAACCGTTCTGAGTATCGCCACCGGCAGCCGCGAGGTGGCCGTATCAATTGTCAGTCTGGCCGAACGGTTGTTCGAGGGAAATATCGGGAACACGCTGAACCCGTCCTGGCACAAGAGCATTCACCCCGGCGAAACGGGACACGACAACGCAACCGGCCTGTCGCGGCAAGTGGCATGGGGCATTGAAAGCCCCGGCAGCGGTGGAATGGGCAAGGGCCGCAAGGATGGCGGCGGATCGACGCAGCCAAGCCGGAACGTCCGGATATACTGATGGAACTGGAACGCCGCCGGGTCGCAACCGAAAAGACGCTGACCCGGTATCGCGGGAAAGCGTTCGACTGGAAAACAGGCGTAACCTGCGTTCACCTCGCCCGCGTGCACCTGAAGAATATGGGACACAAGCCGCAGACGATGCCCGCGTGCGAAGTGCGCTGGCGGCAAAGCGCGCATTGAAAGATAACGGGTGGGACAGTGTACAAGCGATGCTGGACACCATGCTGCCTCGCATCGCGCCTGCGCAAATGCTGCTGGGCGATCTGGCGGTGCTGCGAGGGGATTCCGGACTGGACGCGGTGTTATCTGTGCCGGACCTTTGAAGGTGTTCGGGTGGCGTGAGGATGCGCCCGAACTCGTCGTTCTGGACATCGACCTTACCGAAATATCGGCAGCGTGGAGGGTTTGAATGGCAAAAGCCCTTAAGGTTGTCGGCAAGATTGCGGGTGCGGTCGCTCTGGTCGCTTCGGTTGTTCCGGGTGGGCAGGTTGTCGCCGGGATAGCGGGTCTGGTTTCCACCGCTGCGAACATGGGTGCGCAGGCCCTTCAAAAGCCACCACCAGCTCGCGGATCGGTTTCCAGCCTCGTTATTCAAGCGGATGCACCTCAGCCTTATGCCATGGGCGAGGGCTATTTTGCAGGCATCCCTGCGTCATGATGTAGGCTACGGGCCGACGCTCAGAAGGTGCCTAATCCTTATCGCTGGATGCCGGTGGTCTATTCAGGCGGCGGGCCGGTCGAAAGCATTGAACCGCGCATCGATTTTGCATCCATCGGCGGATATTACAGTGGGTTCCTGCATACCGATACGCAGCTTGGAACAGTGCCGGAAGCCGACGCGCTGGTGCCGGAATTTGGAGCCGCGCCGGGGTGGAACGCATCCAGCAAGCTATCAGGGCATGCCGCAATTGGCTGGAACCTTAAGTTTGACAAGGACGGCAAGGTTTTTGCAGGCGGCGTGCCGTTGCTGGCTGCCGAAGGCAAATGGGTCAAAGTCTATGATCCGCGCAAGGACGATACGCAGCCCGGCGGTGTAGGCGCGCATCGCCTTGGCACGGAAGCCACTTACGAATGGAGTGAAAACCCCGCGCTGCACGCCGGCACCTACGCCTATGGGCGGTATCAGAACGGCAAGCGCACCTTTGGTATGGCCTTCCTGCCGATGGCATTGACTGGGCCGTTATCTCGGCTTGGGCGAATGTCTGCGATGCGAACGGATGGACGATTTTTGGCGTCGTTTACGAACCGGGCGATCGCTGGGCTAACCTTGAGGACATTTGCGTTGCGGGCGGTGCGGAGCCGGTGGTCGGCGGGAAAACTGTCGTTCCGTTATTCTGCTCCCGTAGTCGCGCTGGACACCATCACGGTGAACGACCTGACTGAGGACCGGCAGGACGTAACGGGAATGCAAAGTTTCCGCGACCGCCTGAACACTGTCGTTCCGAAGTATCGCAGCCCCTTGCATGACTGGGAATTGATCGACGCCAGTCCGGTGGCGGTTTCTACATTGTTGCCGAGGATGGCGAGGAAAAGCGCGAAGTCTGGCCGTTTAACTTCGTGAAGAACCCTTCGCAGGCCGCGCAGCTTGCCACCTACCGCGTATGGGATAGCCGCGAACTGGCACCGATCACACTGACCTGCCAACCGCGCCTGCGTCATTATCGGCCGGGCGAATGTCTTGCGATCGATGTTCCGGAACTTGGGCTGGACACAAACGCAATTATCCTGCGCCGCCAACTTGACCCGGTTTCAATGAAGGTCACGCTGACACTGGTGGGCGAGACGATGCGAAGCACGCCTTTGCGCTTGGACAGACGGCCACGCCGCCACCTACGCCTTATCTCGGCCAGACTGCTGAGGAACGCGACCGCACCGCCGCTGCTGCCCGTGCGGAAGAACGTTCGGCCCTCAAAATTGTAACGCGCGATATTCGGTTCCCGGTCACAAGTGACGATACCAGCATTACCATCGAGACGTTTGAAGCAGTGTTGGACGATAGCCGGAAAATTACTCTCCCAGCGGGCAGCGTAACTGGCTTGCCGACAGCGACAACATTCGCCGTTCTCTACAGTTTGACGGACGAAAATTATATTGCTGTGCCGCTGCCTGCAATCGACGAACTGCAAAACAGCGACAACGTTTTCATATCCTGGAACGCCACGTCGAACCCGGATGGAACCTACACGCCGCCACCGACCGCACCGCCGGGGCATGAGGGTGGCGGCGACCCGAATTACAACACCCCCTAACTGAAAGACCATT belongs to Alteripontixanthobacter maritimus and includes:
- a CDS encoding DUF6950 family protein — its product is MRSALAAKRALKDNGWDSVQAMLDTMLPRIAPAQMLLGDLAVLRGDSGLDAVLSVPDL